The uncultured Trichococcus sp. DNA segment TATTTCCCCTTTCCGGCTGAAAAACGCTTGTAAATCTGCCGCCATAATGGTACATTCTCATTATAATCTAATGTTTGGAAGAGAGAAGGGAATCAGCATGAATTATGTATTTATCTCACCCCATTTTCCCAGTAATTTCAAGAATTTCGCAGTCGGTCTGAAGCGTGCGGGCGTGAATGTCTTCGGTGTCGCAAGTGAACCGTTTGAGTTGTTGGATGCGGACTTGCGCGAGAGCCTGACCGAGTATTATCGCGTCAATGATATGGAAAATTATGACGAAATGCTGCGCGCGGTGGCTTACTTGACTTACAAGCACGGAAAAATGGACCGCATCGAATCGCACAACGAATACTGGTTGGCACAGGACGCGCGTCTGCGCACAGATTTCAACGTGTTCGGCTTCAAAAACGAGGATATGGCCTTCGTAAAACTGAAGTCCGCCATGAAAGAAAAATTCAGAGAAGTCGGGATCCGGGTAGCGCGCGGGCGTGTCATCGGTGACTATCACGATGCGCTCGGGTTATGCCACGAATATGGCTTTCCGGTCTGCATCAAGCCTGATTCAGGCGTAGGAGCGGCGGATACGCACAAGATCCGTTCCGAAGAGGAGCTCGGGCATTTTTTCCATGTGAAAAATCCTTATGAATCCTACATTCTGGAAGAATTCATCGACGGAAAAATCGTCACGTATGATGGTCTGACCGATGCCGCAGGGAATATCCTTTTTGATGCCACCCTGGTGTACGAAAAAGCCGTGTTGGAAATCGTTGAAAAGAATGCAGATATGTTCTACTATGTAGACCGCAATATGCCGGATGATCTGCGCGAAGTCGGAACCAAGCTCGTTAAGGCCTTCAATGTCCGCGAGCGCTTCTTCCATTTTGAGTTTTTCCGTTTACCCGACGGCAGCCTCGTTGCTTTGGAAGCCAACCTGCGTCCGCCTGGCGGGCATACGATGGACATGTGGAACTGGGCAAATGATGTCGATCTGTACGCCGCTTATGGGAATCTGGTCGCGACAGGCAATTTCACGGCGCAGATGAACACGCCGTACTACTGTTGCTACGTCAGCCGCAAGGGCGTCCATCCTTACCGCTTCACGCATGAGGAAGTGATGGTCCGTTACGGTGGAAATGTCGTCCTGTTTGAAGAAATGCCGGGGATTTTTGCGGCCATCATGGGGGATTTCGGCTACGTCATCCGTGCGGCAGAATACCAAGAACTGATGGACATCATCCATATGATTTCCGTAACCGAATAGACTGGGGGAAATAAGATGCACGTAGAATATTCATCACAATGGAGCGGTCATTTGAACCGTGAGATGCGTTTCAATCGCTATGGACATGCGGGTAAACCGATCATCGTCTTCCCATCATCCGGAGGCAGCCACAACGAATACGCGGACTTCGGCATGATCGAAGCCTGCCAGTGGTTCATCGACCAAGGCTTGGTGCAGTTTTACACGCCGGACAGCGTCGACAACGAATCATGGCTTTGCGAATGGAAAAGTCCGTACGACCGTGCCAATATGCACGAACGCTATGACCGCTACATCATCGAAGAACTGGTGCCGCACATCAAGCACCAGGCGAACCACCAAGGACCGATGATCGCGACCGGCTGCAGCATGGGCGGCTACCACAGCCTGAACTTTTACCTGCGCCATCCGGATGTCTTCGACAGCGTCATCGCGCTGAGCGGCCTTTACGATGTCCGTTACTTCTTCGGGGATTACCATGACCGCAACGTCTATGAGAATTCGCCGCTCGACTACATTTGGAATCTGAACGACAGTTGGTTCCTGGACAAATACCGTTCCGGCAATATCATCGTCGCCACCGGCCAAGGCAACTGGGAAGAAGTCAGCATCCGCGACACGCGCAAGATTGAAGAAGCGATGCGCTTCAAGAACATCCCCGCCTGGATCGATTTCTGGGGCTCAGATGTCCACCACGACTGGGAATGGTGGCGCGTCCAGATGCCGTATTTCCTGGGCAAACTGAATGAGCAAGGCAAACTATAATAAGAAATTTCCGTCCTTTCAGCATTTGCTGGGAGGACTTTTTGGTGGTGCGTGACGATGGATGCTTGGGGGCGAGGGCGGCCGTCTTTTTTGCGCGTAAACATGAATAACTGGCCGTTATCCATCTTTTTCGGGTGGCGGTGACCCGAAAAGATGAATTAATAAAATTTATTCATCTTTTTCGCATGCCGGACGCTCGAAATCATGAATACTTTTCGGTTATTCATGGTTTTCCGTGCGGCTCATGCCGCAGAATGATGAATGACGGGGTCAATAATGAAATTCTCTCGAATTCAGGGTGCAGCAACTCAAAAATTGATTATAATAATACTATTGTTCTGGTTTGTTCAGAAAAATACACAAACGCTAGTAGCTACAGCACGACTTCAAACATTCATCTCCCTTGATTTGAAAGCGTTTTTGGAATTGGGCCCAGTCGATTTTCGATTTCGGGAAAACGATTGGACCGAGATAAGCTTCAAATGAAAAGGCTTGCAAGATATACTAAGTTTCGTAAGGAGGGTATACATGTACGACAATCGATTATTGATTCTCCTCAAAAAAATCATCGCCATGCCGCAGATGCATTATTGGGAATTGGGATTGAAAATGAATGAGCCGACTAATGTGCTCACGCAAGACTTAGCTACCTTGAATGAGTTGTTGGCCAAAAACGATTTTCCCACGGTGCTAGTTGATCCGGAAAAATACACCGTACCCAAAACCTTAATTGCCATGGAGGATGCGCTTCAAAAAGTTTTTGCTTCACCGCAGATTTATCTCGATGAAGAAGAGCGGATGTATATGCTTTACCTGTACACATTCATCCGCAAAGATTTTATTTCCAATTTCCACTATCAGGATTTATTGAAAGTAAGCAAGAACACAACGTTGGCCGATATCAAAAGGCTGCGCTGTAAGTTGTCCGAATACGGAATTACCTTGGAATACCAGCGTTCAAGAGGGTACTTCTTGGAGGGGAATGAGGCCGATAAACGGCGGATGGCTTTCCACAGCATCAGCCAGTTGCTGCGGCACGCTTCGGGCAATTGGGCATTGAACTACATTGCGGAAGATTGGCAGGAAACGATCGACCTTGAGCCGGTCATCCGGATCATCAAAGCCTATGCAAACGAACACAACATGCATTATGTGGAGGAACGGATCCGTGACTCGCTTTATCTTATCCTTTACACAAGGATCCGGGTAGCACGTGTCCAAGGGCAGCTGACTTTTACAGAGAAGCAGCAAGAAGTTTTGTCGGCAAGCCCGTTATGGGAGTTGGCAGAAAAAGTGTACCACCACTTGTTTAAGGATCTCGAGATTCAAGGGGAGAAAGAGGAAATCAGCTTCATCGTGATGCTTTTCCTTGGAACGATAGAAGGTAAATGGGAAAACAGCGAAGATGAAGCCCTTAAGAAAATCACAATGGCCATCATTTCCGAAATGGAACGGATTGCCGTCGTATCTTTCGAAAGAAAAGAGGAACTCTTCAGGAACCTGTATCTTCATCTGGTACCTGCCTACTACCGTATTCTTTTCGGAATCGAGCTTGATAATGTCTTGACGGAAATGATCCAAGCCAAACACAAAAGATTGTTTGTTTTGGTAAAGCGTGCGCTTAAGCCGTTAGAAGAATATGCGGAAGGTACGATGACCGATGATGAGATCGCTTATTTCACGATCCATTTCGGTGGTGAGATAGAAGGCCAAATCAATAAGCAAAGTACTTATCGGGCAGCGGTCATTTGTCCGAGTGGCATCAGCTCATCTTTGATTTTGCTATCGGAGCTGCGGCAGATGTTCAGTAATATCAATTGGATAGATGGACACAATTTGGAAAGTTTTTACGAACTCGATTCGAAGGAATATGACCTCGTCTTTTCAACCGTATATGTCGAATCCACTAAACCCGTATTCATAGTGAACCCGATGATGAACGCGGAATCAAAAAGGCACCTGATCCGCGCAGTCCTGGATGCTTTTCCGGTAGACAGTTATTTAGGACCGGACCTGAATGCGCTCATAGCGATCATCAAGAAACATGCAAAAATTGAAAATGAAGGGGCCTTACGGAACGAGTTGAGCATGACTTTGAATCCAACAGATGCCTACGGAAGGAGATATACGCCTATGTTAAAAGATTTATTGGTAGCGGATACGATTCAATTTGCCGATCAGTGCGCTGATTGGGAGCAGGCGATCCGTTTTGCAGGAAACCCGTTATTGGAAAATGACACAATCTCGAGCGATTATATCGCAGCGATGATCAATAAAGTGAAAGAATTCGGTCCATTTATCGACTTGGGGAAAGGCGTTGCCATCCCGCACGCCAGACCTGAGGAAGGGGTCAACCGCATCGGTATGTCGATGCTGAGGCTCAAGGAACCGGTGAATCTATTGGGGGATGAGGCCCATGCAGTGGATACGATCATCTGCATCGCAGCTATCGACAACAAAACCCACCTGAAGGCATTGTCGGAATTGACCGGCATCCTGAGTTCAGAAGATAAATTGTCGGAATTGAAAGCAGCAACTACCAGCAAAGAAATCATAAATATGTTCAGTGAAGGGGAGAAAGTCAATGGTTAGATTTGGAGCAGCGTGTGGTTCAGGTTTGGGTTCAAGTTTTATGGTGGAAATGAACATTCAATCGATCTTAAGGGAACTGGGGGTAAGCGACAAAGTAACGGTGCAGCATTACGATCTAAGTTCTGCAAGTCCAGGTGAAGCGGATGTGTGGTTCGTTGGGCAAGACCTGGAGAATTCTGCGGGACATCTCGGCGATGTGCGCTTCTTGAAAAGCATTATTGACATGAATGAACTGCGCGAAAAAGTGACGCAAGCATGCAAAGACAAAGGTTTGGTCGGATAAAAATAAAATAGAAGAGGTGTAGAGATTATGAATGGACTATTAGATATCCTGATTGACATTGCCAGTACCCCTGCCATTTTAGTAGCTTTAATCGCTGTTCTAGGTTCCGTGCTTCAAAATAAATCAACCACAGATGTTGTCAAAGGCGGCGTAAAGACATTCGTCGGGTTCCTGGTTGTGACTGCAGGAGCCGGCGTGATCGTCGGTGCGTTGGAGCCTTTTGGGGAAATGTTCAAAATAGCCTTCAACATGCAAGGTGTTATTCCGAATAATGAAGCAATCGTAGCTGTCGCATTAGATCAATACGGCACAAGTACAGCCCTTATCATGTTGTCAGGGATGATTTTCAATATCCTGATTGCACGCTTCACTAAATTCAAATACATCTTCTTGACTGGGCACCATACGCTATACATGGCGTGCATGATTGCGGTAATCATGTCCGTTGCCGGCTTCACTTCTCTGTCGCTGATTTTATTCGGTGGATTGGTTTTAGGAATCATCATGTCCGTATCGCCGGCATTGGTTCAACGCTTCATGGTTGAATTGACAGGCAATGACTCGGTAGCCTTGGGACACTTTAGTGCCGTCAGCTATGCATTGAGTGGATATGTCGGTAAATTGGTTGGCGACAAGAAAAAATCTACGGAAGATATCAACTTTCCTAAGAGCCTTGGTTTCCTTCGTGATTCAACCGTCAGCATCGCGATTACGATGACTGTCCTCTACACGATAGTTGCCTTGTTTACAGGCTCTGCATACATCCAAGAAAACTTAAGCGGCGGAACGAACTATCTGATCTTCGCTTTGCAACAATCCGGTTCATTCGCAGCTGGTGTGTTCGTAATCCTTGCTGGTGTTCGTCTGATCCTGAATGAAATCGTTCCGGCCTTCAAAGGGATTTCTGATAAATTGGTACCGAATGCAAAACCAGCATTGGACTGCCCAATCGTTTATCCGTATGCACCAAATGCTGTACTGATCGGTTTCTTCTCAAGTTTTGTAGGTGGACTTGTCAGCATGGTCATCATGATTTTCACTGGCGGTGTCATCATCCTTCCGGGTGTAGTCCCACACTTCTTCGTTGGAGCTACTGCCGGGGTCATCGGGAATTCTTCAGGAGGATTAAGAGGAGCAATCGCCGGTTCATTCCTGCAAGGTATGTTGATCAGCTTCTTGCCGCTATTCTTACTGCCAGTATTGGGTGAATTAGGTTTTGCTGGGTCCACATTCTCAGATGCCGACTTTGCTTCATCAGGCATCATCCTTGGCAGTTTG contains these protein-coding regions:
- a CDS encoding ATP-grasp domain-containing protein; amino-acid sequence: MNYVFISPHFPSNFKNFAVGLKRAGVNVFGVASEPFELLDADLRESLTEYYRVNDMENYDEMLRAVAYLTYKHGKMDRIESHNEYWLAQDARLRTDFNVFGFKNEDMAFVKLKSAMKEKFREVGIRVARGRVIGDYHDALGLCHEYGFPVCIKPDSGVGAADTHKIRSEEELGHFFHVKNPYESYILEEFIDGKIVTYDGLTDAAGNILFDATLVYEKAVLEIVEKNADMFYYVDRNMPDDLREVGTKLVKAFNVRERFFHFEFFRLPDGSLVALEANLRPPGGHTMDMWNWANDVDLYAAYGNLVATGNFTAQMNTPYYCCYVSRKGVHPYRFTHEEVMVRYGGNVVLFEEMPGIFAAIMGDFGYVIRAAEYQELMDIIHMISVTE
- a CDS encoding alpha/beta fold hydrolase, with protein sequence MHVEYSSQWSGHLNREMRFNRYGHAGKPIIVFPSSGGSHNEYADFGMIEACQWFIDQGLVQFYTPDSVDNESWLCEWKSPYDRANMHERYDRYIIEELVPHIKHQANHQGPMIATGCSMGGYHSLNFYLRHPDVFDSVIALSGLYDVRYFFGDYHDRNVYENSPLDYIWNLNDSWFLDKYRSGNIIVATGQGNWEEVSIRDTRKIEEAMRFKNIPAWIDFWGSDVHHDWEWWRVQMPYFLGKLNEQGKL
- a CDS encoding BglG family transcription antiterminator; amino-acid sequence: MYDNRLLILLKKIIAMPQMHYWELGLKMNEPTNVLTQDLATLNELLAKNDFPTVLVDPEKYTVPKTLIAMEDALQKVFASPQIYLDEEERMYMLYLYTFIRKDFISNFHYQDLLKVSKNTTLADIKRLRCKLSEYGITLEYQRSRGYFLEGNEADKRRMAFHSISQLLRHASGNWALNYIAEDWQETIDLEPVIRIIKAYANEHNMHYVEERIRDSLYLILYTRIRVARVQGQLTFTEKQQEVLSASPLWELAEKVYHHLFKDLEIQGEKEEISFIVMLFLGTIEGKWENSEDEALKKITMAIISEMERIAVVSFERKEELFRNLYLHLVPAYYRILFGIELDNVLTEMIQAKHKRLFVLVKRALKPLEEYAEGTMTDDEIAYFTIHFGGEIEGQINKQSTYRAAVICPSGISSSLILLSELRQMFSNINWIDGHNLESFYELDSKEYDLVFSTVYVESTKPVFIVNPMMNAESKRHLIRAVLDAFPVDSYLGPDLNALIAIIKKHAKIENEGALRNELSMTLNPTDAYGRRYTPMLKDLLVADTIQFADQCADWEQAIRFAGNPLLENDTISSDYIAAMINKVKEFGPFIDLGKGVAIPHARPEEGVNRIGMSMLRLKEPVNLLGDEAHAVDTIICIAAIDNKTHLKALSELTGILSSEDKLSELKAATTSKEIINMFSEGEKVNG
- a CDS encoding PTS sugar transporter subunit IIB, with the translated sequence MVRFGAACGSGLGSSFMVEMNIQSILRELGVSDKVTVQHYDLSSASPGEADVWFVGQDLENSAGHLGDVRFLKSIIDMNELREKVTQACKDKGLVG
- a CDS encoding PTS ascorbate transporter subunit IIC, whose product is MNGLLDILIDIASTPAILVALIAVLGSVLQNKSTTDVVKGGVKTFVGFLVVTAGAGVIVGALEPFGEMFKIAFNMQGVIPNNEAIVAVALDQYGTSTALIMLSGMIFNILIARFTKFKYIFLTGHHTLYMACMIAVIMSVAGFTSLSLILFGGLVLGIIMSVSPALVQRFMVELTGNDSVALGHFSAVSYALSGYVGKLVGDKKKSTEDINFPKSLGFLRDSTVSIAITMTVLYTIVALFTGSAYIQENLSGGTNYLIFALQQSGSFAAGVFVILAGVRLILNEIVPAFKGISDKLVPNAKPALDCPIVYPYAPNAVLIGFFSSFVGGLVSMVIMIFTGGVIILPGVVPHFFVGATAGVIGNSSGGLRGAIAGSFLQGMLISFLPLFLLPVLGELGFAGSTFSDADFASSGIILGSLANMGGKTAIMIGIAIVIAIMLALTALDKDKKTVTAE